The following nucleotide sequence is from Geotrypetes seraphini chromosome 10, aGeoSer1.1, whole genome shotgun sequence.
TTGTTAAACTTTCTTTTCAGCTTGCTATCCTCTTACCAACCTCTTCTCTCAAGTTTCCAGTTTACACTTCCCATAATGCCATTACTCAAGAATTATAAATAATATACCCACCAATTAAAGATATAGTGCATCAataataaaacacatatttacaAAGAATAATAAATAGATAATCATACATAAAAGTGAAGGAATAGCACTGACAGTGCATTTGGTCATATGATATCATCCAGAAGGTTGGGACTGGCAACCCAGTCCAGAGTCCTTGGCTCTGAAGCAGCCATAATCATACACATGAACTGTTTACCAGTCCTCTTATCTATAGGATAAATTGTAGTTGGGATGAATCTCTTGTTGCTCTCTACAAACTCACAGAGCTGTTCATAGATCTTGGGGAATTCGTGACGCAAGAACACACCTCTTATCCTCAGTTCCCTTTGGATGTTGATAAAGCAAACCTCCCTAGCTTTCCTCCCTTCTTCCCCTTCATTGTCAATATTTGCTGTCCCAGGTGGTGGAGTAAGGATCAAAGTCTCCATGTCATTCACCTTCTTCAAGATTTTCTTACCAGGGCTGAAGGAAGCTAAAGTTATCTTGGCATATTTCCGGACTGTTGGAATTTGGGTTTTTGTGGACAGTTTCCCAGGTACTGTTTGTCCAACAGCCATGGTTACATTCAAGATAAAACATTCATCAGGGTCATATTGATGGCCAGCTTCTTGAAGCTCCTTTGCGTAATCTCCAAGGTTGTCTGAATACCCTTCCAGCTCCCTAAGGGAAAGGTAGGTAGGAGACATGAGCAGGCTCTCTAATCCAAACTGTAGGAAGTTCTCTGCTGATCCTGGATTTGGAAAACCCAGGAAAAGCACTCCTCGTCCCCTGGAGAGATAGCCAACCTTGGCAATTCGGGAGAAGGCTTTGTGGACTTCCACATTTTCCCGGCAAAACTTGAGAATGTGCCTGCAAATACTCCCAATGCGTCCATAAATGCAGTTCTCCTTGTGGATATCCCAATCCTCTCTCCTACAGTTTCGGGAGCAATAATAAGTATAACAGCTGTGACAGGACTTAAAATAAAGGCAAGCATTGAACATTGTCTCTGTCCGCCCACATTTGGCATTGGAGCACATCATCACATCATCTTCGTCTGCACTGAGGTCAGGAGAACATTCTTCCAGTGGCTTGTATATGCTGCTATTGGAAATCTCTTGATATTGCTTATTGGGCTGTTTGAATAAATCTGAGTGCAAAATACTGGCTTCTGGCTGCTGTTTCATTGGTTTAGGTTGCACCACAGAAGTTAGCTGTCTCTGCAACTCTGGTCTTTTCACTGACCCCACAATATCATCATTGATTAATTTCTTTAACTGGTCTGATAATGTGTCTGCTTCACTAGTCCGCCTGCTAGATGGAGGTTTATAATCTATCACCAGATCAGCAATTAGCTCATCCAGCTGTTCCAGACTTCGTTGACGTGAGGCACTACTCTGAACAGTCTCTTTGGTGGGATCCGGGTAGTATGATGATGAACCTCTTGCAACGCGAGCTATACGATCAGAGTTCAAAACGTCCCAGCTAGCTGACCGTTTCTCAGTTCTGCCATAGCCATTGGCTTTTATATCATTATCTGTTATGGTAATTTCTGGAGTGACAAACCAGGACCTTCCCATTGAATATTTCCCACCTCCATCTGAATGCATCTTTTCAATGATAGAATTCTCAGAGAGGGATAGAGCTGCATAGCGTttgggagagcaggagagattcACCACTACAGGTTGGCGTCTGTCATCAGGAGATAAGGCACGTTTTTCCCGGAAAAGTAGATTTTCATAGCTGCGTCCTCGGAAAATTGGGTCTTCCTTATGGACACCTGGACTAAGGATATTATCCCAAGATCTGGAGTAATTCTTAGTATTTGTCCCTAGCCTTTGTTGATTTATGCTATAGCTGGTATGCCAGGAAGAAAGCATAGCCTCCCTCCCAGATTGTGGAGGTGTGAATTGGGACATCTGTTGGGTCTGACTTGGTAGAGAGCTGTGATTTTGAAAATACCAATCATTAAAGTGTAAGGGCTGAGAATTCCTTGCCTGGGGATATGTTCTGGAAATGGCTTCTCTTTCAGGATACTTCCCAAAATCCTCAGTAAAGAAGAATCTGGAGGGAAGAGCCTGAGGTTGGTATGCCCTGGGGTCTTCTCTATAAAGGACTTTGGTAGGGATGCTTCTGGGTGGATAAAACCGAGGATCTTCTTCATAGAAGATCCTTGATGGAGCTTCTTGAATGGGGTATGGTCTACAGTCTTCCATATAAAAAGGCCTTGGTGGAATGTTCTGAATATTACCTTTGGTTGCATCATCTGTataaaagacttctgaggagACATTGTGCCCTCGAAATGGATGGGGATATCCATCATAGCCAACATTTTTCAATGGAATACTAGGGCCAGAAAATCCACCTGGTTCTTCAGTATAAAAAAAATTAGTGGGTACATGTGGGCTACAGAAAGTCCCTAACTCTCTATCAACATATTCTCTTAATTCCCTTGAACGAGGAGCATTTTGGTAAAGGGTACTTCTAGCATCCATACCATAGAATTCAGAGGGTGGTGTATGCTGGAAATGCATTATCCTGTGTTCCCCACTGTAGGAGTCACTTGGTGTGGGAGTGCGTGACATTGAAATCTGCCTGCTGTTTGGCACACTTAGACCCCTGGGAGTGACTGCTTGCCTCTGCCAAAAAGGTACATCTGTCCAATTCTGATATACTTTCAAGTTATGAGATGCATGTTGAAGAACCATTTCATCTGGTTTGATATCCAAACGGCATCGTACATGTGGGTTTTGGGTGGGCTTGATACTTTGATTCTCCTCATAACAATTACTGTTAACATATAAGGGTGCAATCCGGCTGGTGTTGCTCCGTTGTGGCTGAAGCTTGATAGGATGGACTTCATTCATTAAGGCCTTCATTGGCGCATAACCACTCTCCTTTCTTGGAGATTCCTCTATTTTTTTACATTCTCTGGGGACACGAAAAATCTCACGACCTCTTCTAACTGGAGGAGGAGAAGATGCCATCTGAATTGAAACTGGAGTAAAGGTAGATTTTACTCTTGATGCACTCTTGGACCGTGTTCTTCTCTTTTGTTCTGCTTTAATTGGTTGCTTTGTGGACTCCACCTCATGAGAATAGGACTTGGAATTATAAATGTCTGGAGCTGATGATCTAGGTGAGGCTTTTTTTCCTGAACTTGTAAAAGCCTCGGGAGTCCTTGGGTGCCTCTCTGTGCCTCTTTGAGATTTTTCCATTGCTAGATCAGGGGCTGGCTCGTCGTCCAACGACTCAAGAAAGTCAAAGCTTCTACAGTGTCTTTTGTTAAATTGCCGCGGCTTGTGTTCCAGAAAGCTGGACATGGAGATGTCACATTGTATGTCAGAATCTTCAGGCGTCGGCAAATTGACTTTAATGTCTTGATATATTGTAGATACTAGAATATCAGGTGGGTCTGTTCgtgtcattttaaagtagctcttCTGTCTCCACCCTCTTTTCAGATCATCTTAGTGGAAAATAACCCTAAAAAGAAAGGACAAAGAATATGCTTAAATGACTAGAATTAGAGACGATATAAGGTAATAATATAAGGATGCATTATCTACCAGTACTTGTTCAGGCATAATATAAGGTAAAAATGACCAAATAGCAGCACAGTATGGACAAAGAATCATAAAAAATCATGATAATTTTCCAGaggagggtccagaggagggtcaTCAACTCATTTTAATGATAGATTAGAATTATTAACCATCTATTTGAAGTGGACTGGGCCACACAGAAAATGGATGATCCCTCTGAGATGCCAATAATGCAGTCAACCAAGGGGATCTTTCTCTGATACTCCAAACAACTTGACAGTATTGTTCAAAGTACtggtacaaaatttaaaaaactgaaaagctctgaaaaccaaaatttgatgcaaaccaAAAGTAGTTAATTTCTCCAATGTGACATACATTAAAACTAATGCAGGTGCATGCATTTCTCCTGATCTCTGTACAATTCAGGTCAGAGGTCTGGAAAGTGAAGAGCTGAAGATTCCAGGGTAGCAGTGAAAAGCAGAAAAAGTCAGAGGATTGGAAAATGGCAAAGAGAGATATAGATTCCACTCAGTgtggcagtgagaagcagaaaaggaagtgtttctctctctcattaGCACAGAAAGTTGAGATATTAAAGAAGCTTGATGAAGATGTGATtgtacaacatagaaacatgatggaaacTGACTGAAGACAATGGTATGGGAACAGCAACCATATATGActtaaagaaacagaaaataagtTGTTGAACTTTTACAGTGAGAGATGACCAGAAATTAatgaaaaccagaaaaacattgtGTAGGGCAAAAAAAGAAGATTTAGATCGTCTGCTGATTGAGTGAGTTCAAAGGCATGAATGAATGCCATTGACTGGTTTGATGGTAATGAAGCAAGCCAAAAAATACCATCAAGAACTGAACATTGATGGCGAGTATGAATATTCAGAAGGTTGAGAGCAAAAATGTAAGAAGTGCCATGATGTTAAATATCTCAAAATTTGAGCTGATTATGAGGCATCTGAAAGTTACATTGTTGAATTTGCTAAGAGGATATCTGATGGAAAACTTGGTCCCGAACAAATTTACAATGCTGATGAAACAGCTATCTACTTACACTGTGTTCCTAGAAAAACACTGATAACAGCTGATAAGTGAGTACTATCTAGTTTTAAGGACACAAAGGACAGGGTAACTGTTCTTACAGGCACACACAAATTAAAGTTGGCAGGGATTGGAAAAAGCCTGGTTCTTggagt
It contains:
- the AJM1 gene encoding apical junction component 1 homolog isoform X2 produces the protein MTRTDPPDILVSTIYQDIKVNLPTPEDSDIQCDISMSSFLEHKPRQFNKRHCRSFDFLESLDDEPAPDLAMEKSQRGTERHPRTPEAFTSSGKKASPRSSAPDIYNSKSYSHEVESTKQPIKAEQKRRTRSKSASRVKSTFTPVSIQMASSPPPVRRGREIFRVPRECKKIEESPRKESGYAPMKALMNEVHPIKLQPQRSNTSRIAPLYVNSNCYEENQSIKPTQNPHVRCRLDIKPDEMVLQHASHNLKVYQNWTDVPFWQRQAVTPRGLSVPNSRQISMSRTPTPSDSYSGEHRIMHFQHTPPSEFYGMDARSTLYQNAPRSRELREYVDRELGTFCSPHVPTNFFYTEEPGGFSGPSIPLKNVGYDGYPHPFRGHNVSSEVFYTDDATKGNIQNIPPRPFYMEDCRPYPIQEAPSRIFYEEDPRFYPPRSIPTKVLYREDPRAYQPQALPSRFFFTEDFGKYPEREAISRTYPQARNSQPLHFNDWYFQNHSSLPSQTQQMSQFTPPQSGREAMLSSWHTSYSINQQRLGTNTKNYSRSWDNILSPGVHKEDPIFRGRSYENLLFREKRALSPDDRRQPVVVNLSCSPKRYAALSLSENSIIEKMHSDGGGKYSMGRSWFVTPEITITDNDIKANGYGRTEKRSASWDVLNSDRIARVARGSSSYYPDPTKETVQSSASRQRSLEQLDELIADLVIDYKPPSSRRTSEADTLSDQLKKLINDDIVGSVKRPELQRQLTSVVQPKPMKQQPEASILHSDLFKQPNKQYQEISNSSIYKPLEECSPDLSADEDDVMMCSNAKCGRTETMFNACLYFKSCHSCYTYYCSRNCRREDWDIHKENCIYGRIGSICRHILKFCRENVEVHKAFSRIAKVGYLSRGRGVLFLGFPNPGSAENFLQFGLESLLMSPTYLSLRELEGYSDNLGDYAKELQEAGHQYDPDECFILNVTMAVGQTVPGKLSTKTQIPTVRKYAKITLASFSPGKKILKKVNDMETLILTPPPGTANIDNEGEEGRKAREVCFINIQRELRIRADVPGSGPQKTNANSDRGVVDLIDFQRTVFVRSTVIQALEKRALPLMLPARKSLCSTDSSNLAH
- the AJM1 gene encoding apical junction component 1 homolog isoform X1, with product MTRTDPPDILVSTIYQDIKVNLPTPEDSDIQCDISMSSFLEHKPRQFNKRHCRSFDFLESLDDEPAPDLAMEKSQRGTERHPRTPEAFTSSGKKASPRSSAPDIYNSKSYSHEVESTKQPIKAEQKRRTRSKSASRVKSTFTPVSIQMASSPPPVRRGREIFRVPRECKKIEESPRKESGYAPMKALMNEVHPIKLQPQRSNTSRIAPLYVNSNCYEENQSIKPTQNPHVRCRLDIKPDEMVLQHASHNLKVYQNWTDVPFWQRQAVTPRGLSVPNSRQISMSRTPTPSDSYSGEHRIMHFQHTPPSEFYGMDARSTLYQNAPRSRELREYVDRELGTFCSPHVPTNFFYTEEPGGFSGPSIPLKNVGYDGYPHPFRGHNVSSEVFYTDDATKGNIQNIPPRPFYMEDCRPYPIQEAPSRIFYEEDPRFYPPRSIPTKVLYREDPRAYQPQALPSRFFFTEDFGKYPEREAISRTYPQARNSQPLHFNDWYFQNHSSLPSQTQQMSQFTPPQSGREAMLSSWHTSYSINQQRLGTNTKNYSRSWDNILSPGVHKEDPIFRGRSYENLLFREKRALSPDDRRQPVVVNLSCSPKRYAALSLSENSIIEKMHSDGGGKYSMGRSWFVTPEITITDNDIKANGYGRTEKRSASWDVLNSDRIARVARGSSSYYPDPTKETVQSSASRQRSLEQLDELIADLVIDYKPPSSRRTSEADTLSDQLKKLINDDIVGSVKRPELQRQLTSVVQPKPMKQQPEASILHSDLFKQPNKQYQEISNSSIYKPLEECSPDLSADEDDVMMCSNAKCGRTETMFNACLYFKSCHSCYTYYCSRNCRREDWDIHKENCIYGRIGSICRHILKFCRENVEVHKAFSRIAKVGYLSRGRGVLFLGFPNPGSAENFLQFGLESLLMSPTYLSLRELEGYSDNLGDYAKELQEAGHQYDPDECFILNVTMAVGQTVPGKLSTKTQIPTVRKYAKITLASFSPGKKILKKVNDMETLILTPPPGTANIDNEGEEGRKAREVCFINIQRELRIRGVFLRHEFPKIYEQLCEFVESNKRFIPTTIYPIDKRTGKQFMCMIMAASEPRTLDWVASPNLLDDII